In Candidatus Polarisedimenticolaceae bacterium, a genomic segment contains:
- a CDS encoding tetratricopeptide repeat protein — MMVIGALPPYCLVFCKILRVRGAGKKPKDPKGPPGMAIAAGLLLLVAIAYGGATRNGFVAYDDGVYVSDNPHVRSGLSGGSVAWAFTTFENSNWHPLTWLSHMADVEMFGLDAGRHHVTSVVLHAASSILLFLLLGAMTGTTWRPALVAALFAVHPLHVESVAWIAERKDVLSTLLGLLALTAWLRWLRSSRKAAYGAAIAFYAASLMAKPMLVTFPFLLMLLDFWPLERAAFPPRWKEKLPLLALSAASCVVTIAAQRAGGALQTLERIPLPSRLANAAVTYATYLVKTIRPSPLAVFYPYPSSGHPVWEVVVAVVLLAAITAAAFRFRSAAPWALTGWLFYLVALVPVIGIVQVGEQSMADRYTYLPLVGVFVVVAWGAGAIAERGRAALSTASCVALAALVVLTRGQVALWSDSVTLFTHAIAVTDGNWAMRNNLGGVLSREGKSDAALAQFEEVARLRPEFAEGQYNLALELANRGSLPEAIDRYQRALRLRPDYVEAHYNLGNALLHAKRLDDAIREYGEALRLRPGDARAHNNLAIALARAGRDPEAIEHYREAVRLEPGFAEAHFNLGGALVRAGRPEEALEELRAAVRARPDYVEAREAAERLSQLAPRSPRP; from the coding sequence ATGATGGTCATCGGAGCCCTCCCCCCGTATTGTCTCGTCTTCTGTAAGATCCTGCGGGTGCGGGGAGCCGGGAAAAAGCCGAAGGATCCGAAGGGGCCGCCTGGGATGGCGATCGCCGCCGGCCTCCTCCTCCTCGTCGCGATCGCGTACGGCGGCGCGACCCGGAACGGGTTCGTCGCCTACGACGACGGGGTTTACGTCTCGGATAACCCGCACGTGCGCAGCGGACTCTCCGGCGGGTCGGTCGCGTGGGCATTCACGACGTTCGAGAACTCCAACTGGCATCCGCTCACGTGGCTGTCGCACATGGCCGACGTCGAGATGTTCGGCCTCGATGCGGGACGGCATCACGTCACGAGCGTCGTCCTCCATGCCGCCAGCTCGATCCTCCTGTTCCTTCTCCTCGGCGCGATGACCGGTACCACGTGGCGGCCGGCGCTCGTCGCGGCGCTCTTCGCCGTGCACCCGCTCCACGTCGAATCGGTCGCGTGGATCGCGGAGCGCAAGGACGTCTTGAGCACGCTCCTCGGCCTGCTCGCGCTCACGGCTTGGCTGCGCTGGCTCCGGTCCTCGCGCAAGGCGGCCTACGGCGCCGCGATCGCGTTCTACGCCGCGTCGCTCATGGCGAAGCCAATGCTCGTGACGTTCCCGTTTCTCCTCATGCTTCTCGATTTCTGGCCGCTCGAGCGCGCCGCATTCCCTCCGCGCTGGAAGGAGAAGCTGCCGCTCCTCGCGCTGTCGGCCGCGTCGTGCGTGGTGACGATCGCCGCGCAGCGCGCCGGCGGGGCGCTCCAGACGCTCGAGCGCATCCCGCTCCCATCACGACTCGCGAACGCAGCGGTCACGTACGCGACCTACCTCGTAAAGACGATCCGGCCATCCCCGCTCGCGGTCTTCTATCCGTATCCGAGCTCCGGGCATCCGGTGTGGGAGGTCGTGGTCGCGGTCGTCCTGCTCGCGGCAATCACCGCGGCCGCGTTCCGGTTCAGAAGCGCGGCGCCGTGGGCTCTCACAGGCTGGCTCTTCTACCTCGTCGCGCTGGTCCCGGTCATCGGCATCGTGCAGGTGGGCGAGCAATCGATGGCCGACCGTTACACGTACCTTCCGCTCGTCGGCGTCTTCGTCGTCGTGGCGTGGGGCGCCGGCGCGATCGCGGAGCGTGGACGCGCGGCCTTGAGTACGGCGTCGTGCGTCGCACTCGCCGCGCTCGTCGTCCTCACACGCGGGCAAGTCGCGCTCTGGTCGGACAGCGTGACGCTGTTCACGCACGCGATCGCCGTGACCGACGGCAACTGGGCGATGCGGAACAACCTCGGCGGCGTCCTCTCACGTGAAGGGAAGTCCGACGCGGCGCTCGCGCAGTTCGAAGAGGTCGCGCGGCTGCGGCCCGAGTTTGCCGAGGGGCAGTACAACCTCGCCCTCGAGCTCGCGAATCGAGGGAGCCTTCCGGAAGCGATCGACCGCTACCAGCGAGCGCTGCGACTCAGACCGGACTACGTCGAGGCGCACTACAACCTCGGCAACGCGCTCCTCCACGCGAAGCGGCTCGATGACGCCATCCGCGAGTACGGTGAAGCATTGCGCCTGCGCCCCGGCGACGCGCGGGCGCACAACAACCTCGCGATCGCGCTCGCGCGTGCCGGCCGCGACCCCGAGGCGATCGAACACTACCGGGAAGCCGTGCGCCTCGAGCCCGGCTTCGCTGAGGCGCATTTCAACCTCGGCGGAGCGCTCGTGCGCGCGGGACGGCCCGAGGAAGCGCTCGAGGAGCTCCGGGCCGCTGTGCGCGCCCGGCCGGACTACGTCGAGGCGCGAGAAGCGGCGGAAAGGCTGAGCCAACTGGCGCCCCGGTCTCCTCGACCCTAG
- a CDS encoding alpha/beta fold hydrolase translates to MLRLVSGIVLSLTLGSAVVAADQGATFQTGGVTIWYEVTGSGSGTPLIVANGGPGFDHSYLLCGDVWDTLAKGRKVVLYDQRGNGRSSELKEGQPCGLEEQIEDLDALRAHLGFEKFDLLGHSWGGYLVMAYASRHPDRIAHLMIVDSAAPKIQDTVFLFKNIYPETTAREDALAFAVELGDDKAVAADLHEYMTMLFYSPAARDAFMARSSSFVYRQKVNKSVWSDLQRFDLNPELSKFKFPTLVITGRYDFNVAASVAFAIHRAIPGSELAVFEKSGHLPFCEEPAAFLERVQAFLAR, encoded by the coding sequence ATGTTGCGACTGGTCTCGGGCATCGTTCTCTCACTGACACTCGGAAGCGCCGTCGTCGCAGCGGACCAGGGCGCCACCTTTCAAACCGGTGGCGTGACGATCTGGTACGAGGTGACGGGAAGCGGCTCCGGGACGCCGCTCATCGTCGCGAACGGCGGCCCCGGTTTCGACCACAGCTACCTGCTCTGCGGCGACGTGTGGGACACCCTCGCCAAGGGCCGCAAGGTCGTCCTCTACGACCAGCGGGGGAACGGCCGCTCGTCCGAGCTGAAAGAAGGGCAGCCGTGCGGCCTGGAAGAGCAGATCGAGGATCTCGATGCGCTCCGGGCGCACCTCGGGTTCGAGAAGTTCGACCTGCTCGGCCACTCGTGGGGCGGCTATCTCGTGATGGCCTACGCGTCGCGGCATCCCGACCGCATCGCGCACCTGATGATCGTCGATTCCGCCGCGCCGAAGATCCAGGACACCGTCTTTCTGTTCAAGAACATCTACCCCGAGACGACGGCCCGCGAAGACGCGCTCGCGTTCGCCGTCGAGCTGGGCGACGACAAGGCGGTCGCGGCGGACCTCCATGAGTACATGACGATGCTGTTCTACTCGCCGGCGGCGCGTGACGCGTTCATGGCGCGATCGTCGAGCTTCGTCTACCGGCAGAAGGTCAACAAGTCGGTGTGGAGCGATCTGCAGCGCTTCGACCTCAACCCCGAGCTGTCCAAGTTCAAGTTCCCGACGCTCGTGATCACCGGGCGCTACGACTTCAACGTCGCGGCGTCGGTCGCCTTCGCGATCCACCGGGCGATCCCCGGCTCGGAGCTCGCCGTCTTCGAGAAGAGCGGTCACCTTCCGTTCTGCGAGGAGCCGGCGGCGTTTCTCGAAAGAGTCCAGGCGTTCCTCGCCCGATGA
- a CDS encoding protein kinase, with amino-acid sequence MLESSGPRQGSIGPYKIVSRLGSGGVGEVYRATDTRLGREVAIKVLLENVARDPERIGRFKREARVAASLNHSNIAAIYGFEDEGDAHFLVMELVEGRSLADRLKQGPLPIDDALAVVEQIAGALEAAHDAGIVHRDLKPSNVMLTPDGKAKILDFGLAKALDEESPAGALDHSPTVSIHLTSPGMMVGTFPYMSPEQARGRAVDRRSDVWALGCVLYECLTGRRAFEGETATDVLAKIVEREPDWGALPARTPPRIRELLQRCLEKDLRRRLRDAGDIRIELERAREAREWTSTGGVPAAAPTRRLPSNVPWTIAAVAVVAAMLAWFVPGRNQSDAPEATRAASARPLKVDVTDPGALRFAIADVASIAISDDGQTIAYLGVSPTGSWFEGELCLRRADEIGVMQKVPPPEPGFGISNPFFSPDGKWIGFSATGLYKIPVTGGQPVPLVERRSVGGMKGAVWTERGIIFAPAAKSGLFLVGENGGVPEALTIPDVSKGEVSHRWPAALPDGRHLLFTIKKEGITSFDQAAIALLDLETKKWKTLIEGGSYARYVPTGHIVYTRAGAIVAVPFDLGAEKVTGSPVTIVPGVMTEPGSGAAQFAVAAKAGALLYVPGGPNIHRHELVWLDRHGAIASVGAPLEPYYQPRLSPDATRVASTVFGATDTVVVYDIARGSSVQVKSAGNTSLVAWHPDGRQLLVSSDAEGGSAQRLYLTPADGSGAPRAVAPQISGLQARLLATTPSGVQLVVQLENDLELMSLDGASSRQRISGAGEVQPGRPTISPNGRWMAYDADVSGRREIFVHPFPSGNGTWQISRTGGDVPVWSPHGDELIYVHLNELDRTLMSVRVTETPSGISTAAPVEVMKVPNTTDIVGFSPDGQRFLAVRPVAPQFPGDRVLEIVNWLSDVEAKAPRH; translated from the coding sequence ATGCTCGAATCGTCCGGGCCCAGGCAAGGATCGATCGGGCCTTACAAGATCGTCTCGCGCCTCGGGAGCGGCGGCGTAGGCGAGGTCTACCGCGCCACCGACACGCGTCTCGGGCGCGAGGTCGCGATCAAGGTCCTCCTCGAGAACGTCGCGCGCGACCCCGAGCGCATCGGGCGCTTCAAGCGCGAGGCGCGCGTCGCCGCGTCGCTCAACCACTCGAACATCGCCGCGATCTACGGCTTCGAGGACGAAGGCGACGCCCACTTCCTCGTCATGGAGCTGGTCGAGGGACGGTCGCTCGCCGATCGGCTGAAGCAGGGCCCGCTGCCGATCGACGACGCGCTCGCGGTCGTCGAGCAGATCGCCGGCGCGCTCGAGGCGGCGCACGACGCCGGAATCGTCCACCGCGATCTCAAGCCGTCGAACGTGATGCTCACGCCGGACGGCAAAGCGAAGATCCTCGACTTCGGTCTCGCGAAGGCGCTCGACGAAGAGAGTCCCGCCGGCGCGCTGGACCATTCGCCGACCGTGTCGATTCACCTCACGTCGCCGGGGATGATGGTCGGCACCTTCCCCTACATGAGCCCCGAGCAGGCGCGTGGGCGCGCCGTCGACCGGCGGTCGGACGTCTGGGCGCTGGGCTGCGTCCTCTACGAATGCCTCACCGGCCGCCGCGCCTTCGAAGGGGAGACGGCGACCGACGTGCTCGCGAAGATCGTCGAGCGCGAGCCGGATTGGGGCGCGCTGCCCGCGCGCACGCCGCCGCGCATCCGCGAGCTGCTGCAGCGTTGTCTCGAGAAGGACCTGAGGCGCCGCCTTCGCGACGCCGGCGACATCCGGATCGAGCTCGAGCGCGCGCGCGAGGCGCGTGAGTGGACCTCGACCGGGGGTGTGCCTGCGGCTGCGCCGACTCGGCGCCTACCCTCCAATGTTCCCTGGACGATCGCCGCGGTCGCGGTGGTCGCCGCGATGCTCGCGTGGTTCGTGCCGGGGAGAAACCAGAGCGACGCGCCGGAAGCCACGCGCGCGGCGTCGGCCCGCCCGCTGAAGGTCGACGTGACCGATCCCGGAGCGCTTCGCTTCGCGATCGCGGACGTGGCGTCGATCGCGATCTCGGATGACGGCCAGACGATCGCGTACCTCGGCGTCTCGCCGACGGGAAGCTGGTTCGAGGGCGAGCTCTGCCTGCGGCGCGCGGACGAGATCGGCGTGATGCAGAAGGTGCCGCCGCCCGAGCCCGGGTTCGGCATCTCGAATCCGTTCTTCTCCCCCGACGGCAAGTGGATCGGCTTCTCGGCGACGGGCCTCTACAAGATCCCGGTGACCGGCGGGCAGCCGGTCCCTCTCGTCGAGCGGCGAAGCGTCGGTGGAATGAAGGGGGCCGTCTGGACCGAGCGCGGCATCATCTTCGCTCCGGCGGCGAAGTCCGGGTTGTTTCTCGTCGGCGAGAATGGAGGTGTTCCGGAGGCGTTGACGATTCCCGACGTGTCGAAGGGTGAGGTCTCGCACCGGTGGCCAGCGGCCCTTCCTGACGGCCGCCACCTTCTCTTCACGATCAAGAAGGAGGGGATCACCTCGTTCGATCAGGCGGCGATCGCGCTCCTCGACCTCGAGACCAAGAAATGGAAGACGCTCATCGAGGGCGGGTCGTACGCCCGCTACGTTCCCACCGGTCACATCGTCTATACGCGCGCCGGAGCGATCGTCGCGGTGCCGTTCGATCTCGGCGCCGAAAAAGTGACGGGGAGCCCGGTCACGATCGTCCCGGGCGTGATGACCGAGCCGGGCAGCGGCGCCGCACAGTTCGCCGTCGCTGCCAAGGCGGGAGCGCTCCTCTACGTTCCCGGCGGGCCGAACATCCACCGGCACGAGCTCGTCTGGCTCGACCGTCATGGGGCGATTGCATCCGTGGGTGCGCCGCTGGAGCCCTACTACCAGCCGAGACTTTCTCCGGACGCGACCCGCGTCGCATCGACGGTGTTCGGTGCCACGGATACCGTGGTCGTCTACGACATCGCCCGCGGCTCCTCGGTGCAGGTGAAATCGGCAGGCAACACGTCGCTCGTGGCTTGGCACCCCGACGGCCGCCAGCTTCTCGTGTCGTCCGATGCGGAAGGCGGGAGTGCGCAGCGTCTGTATCTCACACCGGCGGACGGATCCGGTGCGCCGCGCGCCGTCGCGCCGCAGATCTCGGGACTGCAGGCGCGTCTCCTCGCCACGACGCCGTCGGGCGTCCAGCTCGTGGTCCAGCTCGAGAACGATCTCGAGCTCATGAGCCTCGACGGCGCGTCGTCGAGGCAACGCATCAGCGGCGCGGGAGAGGTGCAACCGGGCCGGCCGACGATCTCCCCGAACGGACGTTGGATGGCGTACGACGCCGACGTCTCCGGCCGCCGGGAGATCTTCGTGCACCCGTTCCCCTCGGGGAACGGAACGTGGCAGATCTCCCGGACCGGCGGCGACGTCCCCGTGTGGTCACCCCACGGCGACGAGCTGATCTACGTGCATCTGAACGAGCTCGACCGCACGCTCATGTCGGTCCGGGTGACCGAGACTCCTTCCGGAATCTCCACCGCCGCTCCCGTCGAGGTGATGAAGGTCCCGAACACGACCGACATCGTCGGCTTCTCGCCCGACGGCCAGCGCTTCCTTGCGGTCCGGCCGGTCGCTCCGCAATTTCCCGGCGACCGCGTCCTCGAGATCGTGAACTGGCTCTCCGACGTCGAGGCGAAGGCGCCGCGGCACTGA
- a CDS encoding ATP-binding protein, with amino-acid sequence MTLRAKLVTYVIVAHVIFAGIAFATLYDRPGLLVIAEAILALSAASGLALARASALPSRLVRSGTNLMEDGDFTAHFRPTGHAEIDAMIAVYNRMIDSLREERTRGREQEGFVQKLIAASPHGVVTLDHDGKVALVNAAADRFLETPAGLVLGRTLDELDLPLVRALSRLPEAGSEIVTIHGRRRYKATRGTFYDRGHPRGFYVVEDLTADLHATEKAAYDKLIRMTTHEVNNSVAAVRSLLESVGTYAPQLGAEDRGDFSKGIDVAVTRLDHLNAFMRGFAEVVRIPPPDVRPWVLIDLVDDILVLMGPQLAARRIEATWSERAAAGPSLLDRNQIEQVLVNVVKNAMEAIGEDGRITLGIRAERGRVTLDIADSGPGLSEETRRRLFTPFFSTKRDGRGLGLTLVREILAQHRFGFELDNAHGGGARFRMRC; translated from the coding sequence GTGACGCTCCGCGCGAAGCTCGTCACCTACGTGATCGTCGCGCACGTCATCTTCGCGGGGATCGCTTTCGCGACCCTCTACGATCGCCCGGGCCTCCTGGTGATCGCCGAAGCGATCCTCGCGCTCTCGGCGGCCTCCGGGCTCGCCCTCGCGCGAGCGTCGGCGCTTCCCTCGCGCCTCGTCCGCTCGGGGACGAACCTCATGGAGGACGGCGACTTCACCGCCCACTTCCGGCCGACGGGCCACGCCGAGATCGACGCCATGATCGCGGTGTACAACCGGATGATCGACTCGCTGCGCGAGGAGCGGACGCGCGGGCGCGAGCAGGAAGGGTTCGTTCAGAAGCTCATCGCCGCCTCGCCGCACGGCGTCGTCACGCTCGACCACGACGGGAAGGTCGCGCTCGTCAACGCCGCCGCGGACCGTTTCCTCGAGACCCCCGCCGGGCTCGTGCTCGGACGGACCTTGGACGAGCTGGACCTGCCGCTCGTCCGCGCGCTCTCGCGGCTTCCCGAAGCGGGCTCCGAGATCGTCACGATCCACGGCCGCCGCCGCTACAAGGCGACCCGCGGCACGTTCTACGACCGGGGGCATCCGCGCGGGTTCTACGTCGTCGAGGATCTCACCGCCGACCTCCATGCGACCGAGAAGGCGGCCTACGACAAGCTCATCCGCATGACGACGCACGAGGTCAACAACTCGGTCGCCGCGGTGCGCTCGCTCCTCGAGTCGGTCGGCACCTACGCGCCGCAGCTCGGCGCCGAGGATCGCGGAGACTTCTCGAAGGGGATCGACGTCGCGGTCACCCGTCTCGACCATCTCAACGCGTTCATGAGGGGGTTCGCCGAAGTCGTGCGCATCCCGCCGCCCGACGTGCGTCCGTGGGTCCTCATCGACCTCGTCGACGACATCCTCGTCCTCATGGGCCCGCAGCTCGCCGCGCGCCGGATCGAAGCCACGTGGTCCGAGCGCGCCGCCGCTGGCCCGTCGCTCCTCGACCGCAACCAGATCGAGCAGGTGCTCGTCAACGTCGTGAAGAACGCGATGGAGGCGATCGGCGAGGACGGCCGCATCACGCTCGGGATCCGCGCGGAGCGGGGCCGCGTCACCCTCGACATCGCCGACTCCGGCCCCGGACTCAGCGAGGAAACGCGCCGCCGCCTCTTCACTCCCTTCTTCAGCACCAAGCGCGACGGCCGCGGCCTCGGCCTCACCCTCGTCCGCGAGATCCTCGCGCAGCACCGCTTCGGCTTCGAGCTCGACAACGCCCACGGGGGAGGGGCGCGGTTCCGGATGCGGTGCTGA
- a CDS encoding sigma-54 dependent transcriptional regulator, giving the protein MILIVDDDPSVRASLALLLKQHGHATSVASGPDEALAVLGASPVSLVLQDMNFSRATQGDEGLTLLSAIRERHPALPVILITAWGSIPLAVEGMRAGASDFITKPWSNVQVVQSVETALALAAPWPKAGAPAPRRFAGIVGEDPKLLRVLEMVARVAPTDASVLITGESGTGKELIAEAIHAASGRRDGPFVKVNLGGISATLFESEMFGHVRGAFTDARSDRRGRFELADGGTIVLDEIGELDPAAQVKLLRVLQDRTYEALGSSASRSVDVRVVSSTNRDLPDMVAKGTFREDLFYRLNLIALRLPPLRERAGDVRPLAEHFLEAASKRFGRRQPALAPSAAAWLVARSWPGNVRELKQAVERAVLVVDDDRLDADHFRALAELEAAGHREAPLPSPGTMTLDALEKAMIERCLVHASGNLTRAAEALGISRTALYRRLQKHGIEAKQA; this is encoded by the coding sequence ATGATCCTGATCGTCGACGACGACCCCTCGGTCCGGGCGTCGCTCGCCCTCCTCCTGAAGCAGCACGGGCATGCGACGTCCGTCGCGTCGGGACCGGACGAGGCTCTCGCCGTCCTCGGCGCGAGCCCGGTGTCGCTCGTCCTGCAGGACATGAACTTCTCGCGGGCGACGCAGGGGGACGAAGGGCTGACGCTCCTGTCGGCGATCCGCGAGCGGCATCCGGCGCTTCCCGTGATCCTCATCACGGCGTGGGGCTCGATTCCGCTCGCCGTCGAGGGGATGCGCGCGGGAGCCTCCGACTTCATCACGAAGCCGTGGTCGAACGTGCAGGTCGTGCAATCGGTCGAGACCGCGCTGGCGCTCGCGGCGCCGTGGCCGAAGGCCGGTGCTCCCGCACCAAGGCGCTTCGCCGGCATCGTCGGCGAGGATCCGAAGCTCCTCCGCGTCCTCGAGATGGTCGCGCGCGTCGCGCCGACGGACGCGTCGGTCTTGATCACCGGCGAGAGCGGCACCGGCAAGGAGCTGATCGCCGAGGCGATCCACGCCGCGAGCGGACGGCGGGACGGCCCGTTCGTCAAGGTCAACCTCGGCGGGATCTCCGCGACGCTGTTCGAGAGCGAGATGTTCGGCCACGTGCGCGGCGCGTTCACCGACGCCAGGAGCGATCGCCGGGGGCGCTTCGAGCTCGCCGACGGCGGGACGATCGTCCTCGACGAGATCGGCGAGCTGGACCCGGCGGCGCAGGTCAAGCTCCTCCGCGTCCTCCAGGACCGCACCTACGAGGCCCTCGGCTCGAGTGCCTCGCGGAGCGTCGACGTCCGCGTCGTCTCGAGCACGAACCGCGATCTCCCCGACATGGTCGCCAAGGGGACGTTCCGCGAGGACCTCTTCTACCGCTTGAATCTCATCGCCCTCCGCCTCCCGCCGCTGCGCGAGCGGGCGGGGGACGTGCGTCCGCTCGCGGAGCACTTCCTCGAGGCGGCGTCGAAGCGCTTCGGCCGCCGGCAGCCGGCGCTCGCTCCTTCCGCCGCGGCGTGGCTCGTGGCGCGGTCGTGGCCGGGGAACGTCCGCGAGCTGAAGCAGGCGGTCGAGCGCGCGGTCCTCGTCGTCGACGACGATCGCTTGGACGCCGACCATTTCCGCGCGCTCGCGGAGCTCGAGGCGGCCGGGCACCGCGAGGCCCCGCTTCCGAGCCCCGGCACGATGACGCTCGATGCCCTGGAGAAGGCAATGATCGAGCGCTGCTTGGTCCACGCCTCGGGGAACCTGACCCGCGCCGCCGAGGCGCTCGGCATCAGCCGCACCGCGCTCTACCGGCGCCTGCAGAAGCACGGCATCGAGGCGAAGCAGGCGTGA
- a CDS encoding ABC transporter permease, with protein sequence MIRHFLKLAWRRKRGNALLIVEILASFLVVFAVATAGVQLARSYGKPVGFDYRNVWEISVDRHKSTDDTWSPEETAGFTRLLKEGAGIEGVETIAGASNAPYDFSTMVGGITIRGRAVDPEFSEATDAYRDAVRLDVVRGRWFTADDDASSWRPIVVNEEMAEIAYPGEDPVGKVVPVDGKDEPESRIVGVVSDYRKGGELSLSHPFIFRRIPVGDPKVRPPQKLVVRARPGVDAGFEERLVRGLQQVTPEWTLEARPLEASRATSFRMRLAPLLILGLVAAFLLIMVALGMIGVLWQNVTRRAREFGLRRAAGASQRDIQSQVLMEITLTAALAVAVGLLLVAQVPLIPLLGFLSFGTLTAGAVLAIVVVVGLALTAAAYPSWLATRVHPADALRDE encoded by the coding sequence ATGATCCGTCACTTCCTCAAGCTCGCCTGGCGCAGGAAGCGCGGCAACGCACTCCTCATCGTCGAGATCCTCGCCTCGTTCCTCGTCGTCTTCGCGGTGGCCACGGCGGGCGTCCAGCTCGCACGCTCGTACGGCAAGCCGGTCGGGTTCGACTACCGGAACGTCTGGGAGATCTCGGTCGACCGGCACAAGTCGACCGACGACACCTGGAGCCCGGAGGAGACCGCCGGCTTCACGCGCTTGCTGAAGGAAGGCGCTGGCATCGAAGGCGTCGAGACGATCGCGGGCGCCTCCAACGCCCCGTACGACTTCAGCACGATGGTCGGCGGCATCACGATCCGCGGCCGCGCCGTCGACCCGGAGTTCTCGGAGGCCACCGACGCGTATCGCGACGCCGTGCGCCTCGACGTCGTGCGCGGACGATGGTTCACGGCGGACGACGACGCGTCGAGTTGGAGGCCTATCGTCGTGAACGAGGAGATGGCGGAGATCGCCTATCCCGGAGAAGACCCGGTCGGCAAGGTCGTGCCGGTCGACGGCAAGGACGAGCCGGAATCGAGGATCGTCGGCGTCGTCTCGGACTACCGGAAGGGGGGCGAGCTCTCGCTCTCGCATCCCTTCATCTTCCGCCGCATCCCGGTCGGCGATCCGAAGGTCCGCCCACCGCAGAAGCTCGTCGTCCGCGCGCGGCCGGGCGTCGACGCCGGCTTCGAGGAGCGGCTCGTGCGGGGGCTGCAACAGGTGACGCCGGAGTGGACCCTCGAGGCCCGGCCGCTCGAGGCGAGCCGCGCGACCTCCTTCCGCATGCGCTTGGCACCCCTTCTCATCCTCGGCCTCGTCGCCGCGTTCCTCCTCATCATGGTCGCCCTCGGGATGATCGGCGTGCTGTGGCAGAATGTGACGAGGCGCGCGCGCGAGTTCGGTTTACGGCGCGCCGCGGGCGCCTCGCAACGCGACATCCAAAGCCAGGTTCTCATGGAGATCACGCTCACCGCCGCACTCGCCGTTGCCGTCGGGCTCCTGCTCGTGGCGCAGGTCCCGCTCATCCCGCTCCTCGGTTTCCTCTCCTTCGGGACGCTCACCGCCGGCGCCGTCCTGGCGATCGTGGTGGTCGTCGGCCTGGCCCTCACCGCGGCGGCGTATCCGAGCTGGCTCGCGACGCGGGTCCATCCGGCGGACGCGCTCAGGGACGAGTGA
- a CDS encoding ABC transporter permease translates to MNASTFKVALRGLLRRKFFTFISLFGIAFTLLMILIGSALLDHAVGPHPPEIRVARSLYVTEMKLSGPHWTSTSGAGYGFLDAEVRDLPGAERIAFFTMPSQAVSYASGHRVDAFFKRTDAGFWKILDFTFLEGGPMTEADDRDANLVAVINASTRDRFFGGDKALGRTIEIAGQSFRVVGVVEDVPSERVLIFSDVWVPIATMRGDSWRKDALGNFGAIVLAKDAADFPALRAEFAARVKRHPIPDPAHYKQLDGTLDTMAGTIGRKMFDIAPETGSGGLSAAVKLRIGLSILAVLFMTLPAINLVNVNLSRILDRAPEIGVRKAFGATSRALVAQFVAENVLLTIVGGFVAAVAAAPILMAINLSGLLPYSQLAVNWRILGEGLVAAVFFGVLSGVYPAWRMSRLHPAEALRGVAS, encoded by the coding sequence ATGAACGCCAGCACCTTCAAAGTGGCCCTGCGCGGGCTCCTCCGGCGGAAGTTCTTCACCTTCATCTCGCTCTTCGGGATCGCGTTCACGCTGCTCATGATCCTGATCGGGAGCGCGCTGCTCGACCATGCGGTCGGACCCCATCCCCCCGAGATCCGCGTCGCGCGGTCGCTCTACGTCACCGAGATGAAGCTCTCGGGGCCGCACTGGACCAGCACCTCCGGGGCGGGCTACGGCTTCCTCGACGCCGAGGTCCGCGACCTTCCCGGTGCGGAGCGCATCGCGTTCTTCACGATGCCGAGCCAGGCGGTCAGCTACGCCTCGGGACATCGCGTCGACGCATTCTTCAAGAGAACCGACGCGGGGTTCTGGAAGATCCTCGACTTCACCTTCCTCGAAGGCGGTCCGATGACCGAAGCGGACGACCGCGACGCGAACCTCGTCGCCGTCATCAACGCCTCCACGCGGGACCGGTTCTTCGGCGGCGACAAGGCGCTGGGGCGGACGATCGAGATCGCCGGCCAGAGCTTCCGCGTCGTCGGTGTCGTCGAAGACGTGCCGAGCGAGCGCGTCCTGATCTTCTCCGACGTCTGGGTTCCGATCGCGACGATGCGCGGAGATTCGTGGCGCAAGGACGCGCTCGGGAACTTCGGCGCGATCGTGCTGGCGAAGGACGCCGCGGATTTCCCGGCGCTCAGGGCCGAGTTCGCCGCGCGCGTGAAGCGCCACCCCATCCCCGATCCCGCGCATTACAAGCAGCTCGACGGCACGCTCGACACGATGGCCGGGACGATTGGCCGGAAGATGTTCGACATCGCGCCCGAGACCGGAAGCGGAGGCCTCTCCGCGGCGGTGAAGCTCCGGATCGGGCTCTCGATCCTCGCCGTCCTCTTCATGACGCTGCCGGCGATCAACCTGGTCAACGTCAATCTCAGCCGCATCCTCGACCGCGCGCCGGAGATCGGCGTGCGGAAGGCGTTCGGGGCCACGTCGCGTGCGCTCGTCGCGCAGTTCGTCGCCGAGAACGTCCTCCTTACGATCGTCGGCGGTTTCGTGGCGGCGGTCGCCGCCGCCCCCATCCTCATGGCGATCAACCTCAGCGGGCTCCTCCCGTACTCGCAGCTCGCGGTGAACTGGCGCATCCTCGGCGAGGGGCTCGTGGCGGCGGTCTTCTTCGGCGTCCTCTCGGGCGTCTACCCGGCGTGGCGGATGTCGCGCCTGCATCCCGCCGAGGCGCTCCGCGGGGTGGCGTCATGA